ATGACCTCGCCGCTGTACGCGAAGCGCTCAACCGGCATGTGAACAACCCCGATACGGGCCAGTTCATGCCCAAGATCGCCGATGTGCACAAAATGCTGCAAGGCTCTACGCAAGATGCTGCGTTGACTGCTTGGAGCAAAGTGGATCGAACCATGCGTGAAAAAGGTCCTTACCCAAGTATTGTTTTCGACGACCCGCTTATTCATCGCGTGCTTTCCGAAATGGGCGGCTGGGTGCAACTCAGCACAAAGCATGAAGATGACTGGCCGTTTATACGCAACGAATTTGTGAACCGTTACCGTGGATACCGGGTGCGCAGCGAAGTGCCTGACTATCCACCCGTGTTGATTGGTATCGCAGAAATGACAAATCAGCAACTTGGGTTTGAAGTTGTCCCACCGTTGCTCGTCGGCAATGCTGCCATGGCGCAGCGAGTCATGCGCCAAGGAACCGATCAACCGCTGCTTGAATTCACACTGCTAAACGTAAAAAATTTACCCGTGCTTTTGCAAAACGAAGCTCAACAAATCGCCGCTTAATCTTTTTCATTTCAAACAAACAAATGCTCAACATAATCGCCTTCACGATCCCAGGCCAGCCCATTGCCAAAGGCCGTGCTCGTTCGTGTATCCGTAACGGCCACATCGCGCACTACACTCCAGAAAAAACGGCACGATATGAAAACCTCGTAAAGCTTGCCGCACAGCAAGCGATGAACGGACAAAGCCCAATCGAATCTGCCATAGCGCTGATTGTGCGAGCATTCCTACCGATTCCAGCCAGTTGGAGCCTTAAAAAGCAGCGAGCGGCAGCAATCGGCGAATTCATGCCTACCAAACGCCCAGACCTGGATAACATCGTCAAAGCGGTTAAGGACGGCGCGAACGGCGTCACTTGGAAAGATGATTCACAAGTCATCGACGTACACGCCAGCAAGCGATACGGTACGCCTCGTGTTGAAGTCGAGGTGAGGATCAGCGAATGAAGCAAAGTACAGGTTCATGGCGGCTTATTCCCGAGTGGGTGGAGTATGAAATACAAAATTGGGTTCGCTGGTGCTGGTCTGGACCCTGGCCGCATCCTCTGCCGCCTACGCAGTGCGCTTCGGCTGAACGGTACTATCGTGCGCCCAGTGATCTAGGCGAGGCCGAAACATCTTTGCCTCCACCCTACATCCCGAATGCCGAGATTGTGCAACGGGCTTATGTTGCGATGATGAAACAAGAGCAACACGTGATAAAAGCAGAATATATTCAGCCTTGGGAATCCGGCCGTGCTCACTATGGCAGGGTCGGAGCCGCACGACGCCTCCAAATGTCGCTGACTACTTATGAGACTATTTTACGTAGCGGATGCTTTCGCATCGAAAAGGCTTTTGGATGAAATATGCGCGGGAGATTATCGAGCTTATGAGTGCCTATCCTGAACGGAATTTCAAAATGATTGAAATCGTGCGGCACGCTAATCCGAATCTGAAAAGTAAGAAAGAGCGCTGCGCTACCCATCGAGGGGTATTACGCGTTTTAGATATGCTCACCGAGATGGGAACAATATTTAAAATACCTTCGCGGGCAGGCAACGGAGGCTATACGCTTTATCGATGGAAAACCACGACATGAACTTTTGCAAACCACGACAAAAACCACGACAATGGCGGTGGGAAAAACCGCCCTTAAGATTCAGACGCTCTTTTGAGCATTTTTTACGGGATGTTTTCCCCCTCATTTTCAGCCTCAGGCAGCCTAGACGCTGCCTTTTTTTATGCCTGTTCGCTTTTACCTTAACGATGGCTCGGCCCAGCAAATACACGATTGCTCTAGCGACTAAGATTTGTGAGCGCTTGATGGTCGGCCAAAGTTTGCGCTCTATTTGCGCCGCTAAAGAGATGCCAGATCAAGTCACCATCTATCGGTGGCTGAATCAATCCGAACCATTTCGCAAGCAATACACGCGCGCACGCGAAGTTCAAGCGGACACGTTGGCCGATGAGATTTTGGATATTGCCGATGACTCTGCTCAGGATATGCAAGTCGACGAGCAAGGCAATGAACGCGTGCGCCACGAAGCCGTACAACGTTCTAAACTCCGCGTCGATGCGCGTAAATGGCTCGCTGGGCAATTAGCTCCCAAGAAGTACGGCGACCGCATCCAGCAGAATATCAGCGGCACACATGATGGCCCGATTGAACAAAGAGTTACCATCGTCGATGAAGCCCAAGTCAAAGCCACCGTCGCCCACCTTGAGGAAAGCTATTGATCCTGAGGTACTTCGAGCGGTGGCTAAGGCCAAGTGCGAGCACAGTCACCTATTTTTTACTCGGTATTTCTTTAAACACCGCCAAGGCATCCCGTTTCATCTAAATTGGCACCATGCATTGATTGCCGATACGGTGCAGAAAGTAATTGATGGTGAGTTGAAGAATGTCGTGATTAATGTGCCGCCAGGCTCGTCCAAGACTGAGTTAGTCGCCATTAATTTGATTGCACGGGGCTTAGCCTTAAATCCTCGAGCACGCTTTCTGCATATTTCGTATTCGGACGATCTAGCCTTACTCAATTCTGAGATGGCGCGAGAGATCATCCGTAGTGAGGAATATCAAGCGCTGTGGCCGCTCGCGATTGCTCAGGATGCAAAGAGTAAAAAGCGCTGGAATGTGCTGCTCGATGGTAAGAAAGCTGGGGGCGTCTACGCGGTCTCATTGGGCGGTCAGATTACCGGTTTTAGAGCCGGCCACATGGCGCCAGGCTGGCAAGGCGCGCTCATCATTGATGACCCGCTTAAAGTCGAAGATGCCTATAGCAAAGCCGCCCGTGACAAAGCAAATCGTAAACTGGTCTCGACTGTTAAAAGCCGTAAAGCCCAGCCGGATACACCGATTGTTGTCATCATGCAGCGTTTGGCCCAGGAAGATCCCACGGGCTTTATCCAAATAGGCAAAGTGCCTGGCGACTGGACCTTCGTTTCGATTCCAGCTTTGTTAGATGATGCGTATGTGGCCGCCCTACCCTCTGGCTATCGAGACAAGATAGACGCCTCACAACGGGACAAACACGGGCGCTTTAGCTACTGGCCCTATAAAGAACCGCTCAACGATTTATGCGCGTTGGAGCAAGCGGACCGCTATGTGTTTACTAGCCAGTACCAGCAGCAGCCTAGAGCACTGGGCGGGGATTTAATCAAAAGTGAATGGTTTTCATATTACGAAACACCGCCCCGCATTCGCTTACGTAAGGTGTATGCGGATACCGCGCAAAAGACCGCTGAGCACAACGATTACAGCGTGTTTCAGCTGTGGGGCTTAGGGGAAGATAACCGGCTGTACTTACTCGATTTAATCCGCGGTAAGTGGCCGGCGCCCGAACTCAAGCGTCGTGCGATTGCCTTTTGGAATAGTCATAAACCCTATGACCATAAGACCAGCTCACCCTTAGCGCAACTGCTGGTTGAGGATAAATCCTCAGGCACAGGGCTAATTCAAGATATTCAGGAAGACGGGCGTATCCCCGTTAAAGGCATTCCTCGTGGCACCGATAAGCTTACCCGCATCATGGGCGTGCTGGCTTACATTGAGTCAGGGCGGATTACGCTACCTAAAAACGCGCCTTGGGTGAAAGATTTTATTGCCGAATGCGAGGCCTTCACGGCCAATAACACCCACGCACACGATGACCAGATTGATCCCATGATTGATGCGATTACCGATTGTTTAGCGAAAAGCTCGGATTGGTCGGGATGGACTTAGAGGGAAGTTTAGGAAGGTGGGCGCTCAGTATCCCTAGCGGGCCACTGGAGATTAATCCAATGAAGGGAGTACCAAACGCCCGATTCTTATTTTACCCGAATTCACTGTTTAGGTTAAATTTTGTCAAAAAAACATAAAAATAAAGAGGCGCAAGCGATACCCGCCTTGGCAGTCCAGTCAACGGACATCACCCAAGATAGCCTCACCAATCTCGTCGCAGGCCTGATGAATAGCCGCGACAAGATGGCGTATAACCATTATGCGTTTCGCAAAACGATTAGCCGCAGCGAACTCGCCACGATGTATCGCTCGAACTGGCTCGCTCGAAAAATCATCGATGCGCCGGCTGAGGATATGACTCGGGAATGGCTGAGCCTCGAAACAGGAGACGAAAAGAGTAAAGACGCTCTGGAAGCTGCCGAAAAGCGCTTTAAGCTCGTGACGCTTCTCACGAATAATTTGAAATGGGGCCGACTCTTTGGCGGCTCGGCGCTCTACATGAGCTTAGCGGGTGAGGACCCCGAGACGCCATTAGAGATTGAACGTATCCGCAAAGGCGCACTACAGGGCTTTCTCGTTCTGGATCAACACCAACTCACAGTAGATAAGCAACCTTGCCTGGTTGACTTAAACCGCCCTGAATATTGGCGGCCGGAGCATTATCGCGTCGCAGAGACACAGCAAAACATTCATGCCAGCCGTCTCATCTTCTCCGATGGCGCGCTGGTGCCGGTCAGTGATTTAAAACAGCAAGGCTTTTGGCACGATAGCGTACTGCAAGCTCTTTACGACGAACTGCAACGCGGTGATACGGTCGCCAGCGGCACCGCCAGCATGTTCTTTGAAATGTGCGTAGATATCTTAAAAATTGAGGGACTTACTCACATGCTGAGCACCGATACCGGCACTCAAGAAGTCCTAAAACGCTTTGAAGTCACCAATACGGCCAAATCTTTTAACCGGATGATGCTGCTCGATAGCGCCGATGACTATCAGCAAAAAACTATCAACTTTGGCGGAGTCAGCGAAGTCGCCACGATGTTTTTACAACGTATTTCAGGTGCGGCAGACATTCCGGCAACCCGTTTGCTTGGGCAATCTCCTACCGGCCTGAGCGCCACGGGGGAAAGCGATATTCGCAACTACTACGATGCGCTCAAAGCCAAGCAAGAAAACATCTTACGTCCTCAAGTCGAAAAGATTTACGATGTTATGGCGATGTCTGAGCTGGGTCACCCCCTCAAAGACCTCGTGATCGAATTTAATCCGCTCTGGCAATTGTGTGAAGCGGAACGCGCCAACGCTGAAAAAATCCGCGCCGAGACCGATCAAATTTATCTGATGCAAGGGGTGATTCACGAAGCGCATAGCCTCAAACGCCTCAAAGCCAATGATACCTATGCGATTACCGATGAAGATTTAGACGAAGCGCAAGCACTCGCGCAAGAATTAGACACACCGGATGAACCTGACGCTACCCGCCCTGATCAAGGCACACCTCAAACACACGACAAAACGCCAGTCTAAGCGCCCTCGCGTACTACGATCAGCAAAACTCAACCGTCGAGCCGAAGTCGCTTACCGCAATCAGTTGTTGAGCCTGGTGAAACAGATGCATCAGCGCGTTAAAGAAGAGATTTTGCCGATCTTGAAAGAACCAGAGGACGGCTATACGCAGGATGCGTTATCAGAATCGCTGGTTCAACGGATTCAAGCCGCGTTAGAGCGTGTGTCTCGAGCCTTTCTAGCGTTGATTGCCCACGCACACCGTTGGGCGCAACGCATGGTCAAGCAGGTCGATGAAGACAACCGCACGGCGCTGATTGGCAGTATTCGCTATGCCTTTGGCATCGATATCGCCCCATTACTGAATGTTCCAACGCTCAATGCACCCTTGCAGTTAGCTATGGCAACGAATGTGCACTTGATCCGGTCGATTTCACAGCGCTATTTTGAGCAACTGCGCACTTCCGTTTTAACCGGAGTCTTGGAAGGACGGCGCTATACCGAACTCGCTAAAGACATTAAGAAATTGACCGGTGCCACCGAAAAGCGTGCGCGCCTGATTGCCCGTGATCAAACCGCTAAAACCCATGCGGCGATTGCCCAAGCCCGTCAAACCGCATTGGGCATTACCGAATACGAATGGCAAACCAGTGGCGATGAACGCGTACGAGACAGTCACGCGGATAACGATGGCAAACGGTTTAAGTGGGAGACCCCACCCGAGTCCGGCCACCCAGGCCACGAGATTGCTTGCCGCTGTGTCGCCTTACCCATTATTGACTTAACATGATCGAAATTCTAGATAGCCAGCCCTCTGAGCGAACCTACACGCCAGAGGGTTTTTTAATTGCGCCCGCCAAACTCGCACGCAGCGGGATTCAATCGTATCGCGCCATCGAGTTTGCTGACGGATCCGGCGATCCGATGCGCATTCTCAATATCTATCGCCCGCCTGAAGAAGTCTTTGCGCCCGACTCTCTGGCTTCTTATGAAGGCGCGCCGCTCACCAACGACCATCCACCCTCTTTCTTTGTCACAGCCGATAACTGGCGGCATCTCGCGCTGGGCTTTGTGCGCAATATCCGGCAACAAGAGGGCTACGTGGTCGGTGATTTAGTGGTGCAGGACAAAAGCACCATTGCCCTCATTGAAAGCGGCAAGGTGGGCCTTTCCGCCGGTTATCAATCCAACAAAGAGATGATCTCTGGCGTGACCCCAGATGGGCAGCCCTATGACGGCATCCAGAAAAGTATTCGCGTCAACCATATCGCACTCACGCGCACCCCTCGTTGCGGGCCCACCTGCCGCATTGAAGATTCTAACCCTAACGGAGAAATGATGACCTCTGATTCTGATCAAACCACGACGCAAAGCACCGACACAACAGTGACCGCTCAAACAACTGATGTGCCTTGCCATGATTGCGGCGAAATACAAAACCAAATGGATGCGCTAACCCAAACCATCCAAAAGCTCGAAACCGAAAACCAAAGCCTACGCCAGAAAGAAGCTACTCCTGCCGTACGCGATGCCTGGATTGCCGATTGGGCTGAAACCGTGACCGATGCTAAGCAGTTAATGCCCACTCTTCAGACAGCAGATAAAAGTTGTCATGCGATTCGGCACGAAGTGGTTAAGCAGCTTTATCCGAAGCACAAACCCGTAGTCGATGCGCTGCTCGCCGGACACACGCTCGATAACGCCGACGAGGTCATGATTCAACGCGCTTTTAAAGTGTTAAGCGCGATACCTCAAGGCACCCCACGCCGTGATCCGGTTCTAGATGCACTGAACACCCAACTGAACACCGATAGCCGCCCGTTAGACCCACAGACTGCCCGCACGCAATACATTCAGCAGCTACAAGCGACCTATACCGCT
The Mycoavidus cysteinexigens genome window above contains:
- a CDS encoding DUF1073 domain-containing protein, whose product is MSKKHKNKEAQAIPALAVQSTDITQDSLTNLVAGLMNSRDKMAYNHYAFRKTISRSELATMYRSNWLARKIIDAPAEDMTREWLSLETGDEKSKDALEAAEKRFKLVTLLTNNLKWGRLFGGSALYMSLAGEDPETPLEIERIRKGALQGFLVLDQHQLTVDKQPCLVDLNRPEYWRPEHYRVAETQQNIHASRLIFSDGALVPVSDLKQQGFWHDSVLQALYDELQRGDTVASGTASMFFEMCVDILKIEGLTHMLSTDTGTQEVLKRFEVTNTAKSFNRMMLLDSADDYQQKTINFGGVSEVATMFLQRISGAADIPATRLLGQSPTGLSATGESDIRNYYDALKAKQENILRPQVEKIYDVMAMSELGHPLKDLVIEFNPLWQLCEAERANAEKIRAETDQIYLMQGVIHEAHSLKRLKANDTYAITDEDLDEAQALAQELDTPDEPDATRPDQGTPQTHDKTPV
- a CDS encoding phage head morphogenesis protein; the protein is MNLTLPALIKAHLKHTTKRQSKRPRVLRSAKLNRRAEVAYRNQLLSLVKQMHQRVKEEILPILKEPEDGYTQDALSESLVQRIQAALERVSRAFLALIAHAHRWAQRMVKQVDEDNRTALIGSIRYAFGIDIAPLLNVPTLNAPLQLAMATNVHLIRSISQRYFEQLRTSVLTGVLEGRRYTELAKDIKKLTGATEKRARLIARDQTAKTHAAIAQARQTALGITEYEWQTSGDERVRDSHADNDGKRFKWETPPESGHPGHEIACRCVALPIIDLT
- a CDS encoding DUF6475 domain-containing protein; translation: MKSCDFNAFDGLLQAVAAMYGRDLTSGVIALYWQGLQAYDLAAVREALNRHVNNPDTGQFMPKIADVHKMLQGSTQDAALTAWSKVDRTMREKGPYPSIVFDDPLIHRVLSEMGGWVQLSTKHEDDWPFIRNEFVNRYRGYRVRSEVPDYPPVLIGIAEMTNQQLGFEVVPPLLVGNAAMAQRVMRQGTDQPLLEFTLLNVKNLPVLLQNEAQQIAA
- a CDS encoding DUF2213 domain-containing protein, whose product is MIEILDSQPSERTYTPEGFLIAPAKLARSGIQSYRAIEFADGSGDPMRILNIYRPPEEVFAPDSLASYEGAPLTNDHPPSFFVTADNWRHLALGFVRNIRQQEGYVVGDLVVQDKSTIALIESGKVGLSAGYQSNKEMISGVTPDGQPYDGIQKSIRVNHIALTRTPRCGPTCRIEDSNPNGEMMTSDSDQTTTQSTDTTVTAQTTDVPCHDCGEIQNQMDALTQTIQKLETENQSLRQKEATPAVRDAWIADWAETVTDAKQLMPTLQTADKSCHAIRHEVVKQLYPKHKPVVDALLAGHTLDNADEVMIQRAFKVLSAIPQGTPRRDPVLDALNTQLNTDSRPLDPQTARTQYIQQLQATYTA
- a CDS encoding RusA family crossover junction endodeoxyribonuclease → MLNIIAFTIPGQPIAKGRARSCIRNGHIAHYTPEKTARYENLVKLAAQQAMNGQSPIESAIALIVRAFLPIPASWSLKKQRAAAIGEFMPTKRPDLDNIVKAVKDGANGVTWKDDSQVIDVHASKRYGTPRVEVEVRISE
- the terL gene encoding phage terminase large subunit codes for the protein MKPKSKPPSPTLRKAIDPEVLRAVAKAKCEHSHLFFTRYFFKHRQGIPFHLNWHHALIADTVQKVIDGELKNVVINVPPGSSKTELVAINLIARGLALNPRARFLHISYSDDLALLNSEMAREIIRSEEYQALWPLAIAQDAKSKKRWNVLLDGKKAGGVYAVSLGGQITGFRAGHMAPGWQGALIIDDPLKVEDAYSKAARDKANRKLVSTVKSRKAQPDTPIVVIMQRLAQEDPTGFIQIGKVPGDWTFVSIPALLDDAYVAALPSGYRDKIDASQRDKHGRFSYWPYKEPLNDLCALEQADRYVFTSQYQQQPRALGGDLIKSEWFSYYETPPRIRLRKVYADTAQKTAEHNDYSVFQLWGLGEDNRLYLLDLIRGKWPAPELKRRAIAFWNSHKPYDHKTSSPLAQLLVEDKSSGTGLIQDIQEDGRIPVKGIPRGTDKLTRIMGVLAYIESGRITLPKNAPWVKDFIAECEAFTANNTHAHDDQIDPMIDAITDCLAKSSDWSGWT